In Fibrobacter sp. UWR3, one DNA window encodes the following:
- a CDS encoding family 16 glycosylhydrolase, protein MKRKFLVLAGAVAATLAFADPPANFSGWEKVFEDNFDGTSLDKKKWNPTYNWGPTHNHRAYCAEENVIVSDGTLKLKGEKKVHPDANGRKAKFNNKEIPVDYTSGAIDTKGHFEVKYGYIEGRFKAPWQKGTWPAFWTLQDGWPPEIDILEIPASRKQHHYYLHYTDPSWYSSHGSAWDHEASFGGHKDDDVDRSAGFHNYGVEWDESTLSFYFDDKRFASYTRPTEIKQLAAQYIIVNLAIGGWAGDDIEITSDKPAYFEADWVRVWQAKPAKPDTVRIMSMNFGTCMVRTSEDKLALGDCNGENAVATVTPLSSTTFRINFGDISLDTPNESTDAGITMGLYKWNGGAHQKVVMEKQSGYEGSVVRMKMQHSNMYLRATTDGERVVQSWADDWEWNQMWRLVGKDDVVPSKDTTKKDTAKTDTGTTALGNFASVYGTSVHYAGNHLFVELGSTFIDGATVRILDLQGREVMRKIAARSAAFDVQALPAGIYHVAVQNKNRTEIRRFKK, encoded by the coding sequence ATGAAAAGAAAATTCTTGGTTCTCGCGGGTGCGGTTGCAGCAACGCTAGCTTTTGCAGACCCGCCGGCGAATTTCAGCGGTTGGGAGAAGGTGTTCGAGGACAACTTCGACGGTACTTCTCTTGACAAGAAGAAATGGAACCCCACGTACAACTGGGGCCCAACGCACAACCATCGCGCCTACTGTGCCGAAGAGAACGTGATTGTCTCTGACGGTACGCTCAAGCTGAAGGGCGAAAAGAAGGTGCACCCGGATGCCAACGGGCGCAAGGCGAAGTTCAACAACAAGGAAATCCCGGTCGACTATACGAGCGGCGCGATTGACACGAAGGGCCATTTCGAGGTGAAGTACGGCTACATCGAGGGCCGCTTCAAGGCCCCGTGGCAGAAGGGGACCTGGCCCGCGTTCTGGACCCTGCAGGACGGCTGGCCTCCGGAAATCGACATTCTCGAAATCCCTGCGTCGCGCAAGCAGCACCACTACTACCTGCACTACACCGACCCGAGCTGGTATAGCAGTCACGGCTCTGCATGGGATCACGAGGCGTCCTTCGGCGGACACAAGGACGATGACGTGGACCGCTCTGCAGGTTTCCACAACTACGGCGTGGAATGGGACGAGTCGACCCTCAGTTTTTACTTTGACGACAAGCGGTTTGCAAGTTACACGCGCCCGACAGAAATCAAGCAGCTTGCGGCTCAGTACATCATCGTGAACCTCGCCATCGGTGGCTGGGCGGGCGATGATATCGAGATTACCTCCGACAAGCCGGCGTATTTCGAGGCGGACTGGGTGCGCGTGTGGCAGGCCAAGCCCGCGAAACCCGATACGGTGCGCATCATGTCGATGAATTTTGGTACCTGCATGGTCCGTACATCCGAAGACAAACTTGCGTTGGGCGATTGCAATGGCGAGAATGCTGTTGCGACGGTTACGCCGCTATCTTCGACGACGTTCCGCATCAACTTCGGCGACATTTCTCTCGATACCCCGAACGAATCTACGGATGCGGGCATCACGATGGGTCTTTACAAGTGGAATGGGGGCGCTCACCAGAAGGTGGTAATGGAAAAACAGTCCGGGTACGAGGGCTCCGTGGTGCGCATGAAGATGCAGCACAGCAACATGTACCTGCGTGCGACAACAGACGGCGAACGCGTGGTGCAGAGCTGGGCCGACGACTGGGAATGGAACCAGATGTGGCGCCTGGTGGGCAAGGACGATGTTGTTCCCTCGAAGGATACGACGAAGAAGGATACGGCAAAAACCGACACGGGTACGACTGCGCTGGGTAATTTCGCAAGCGTGTACGGAACTTCGGTCCATTATGCTGGCAACCATCTGTTTGTAGAACTCGGAAGCACGTTTATTGATGGTGCGACGGTGCGCATTCTTGACCTGCAGGGGCGCGAGGTGATGCGCAAAATTGCTGCGCGGTCTGCTGCATTCGACGTGCAGGCTTTGCCCGCGGGCATTTACCACGTTGCCGTGCAGAACAAGAACCGCACGGAAATCCGGCGGTTCAAGAAATAG
- a CDS encoding VanZ family protein, whose protein sequence is MFESLFDKYPFFRAVPAVLCMAIIFKISSLTNEQLEDFPQVWDKLAHFCEYATLAGCYAMLWSRAEWSKRQWLRVLVVGVLALAYGCTDEFHQSFVDGRESSVFDLVADLTGGLIGGIVYAVVVRILNRFDPVPPPPEEK, encoded by the coding sequence ATGTTTGAAAGCCTTTTTGACAAGTACCCGTTTTTCCGTGCCGTTCCCGCTGTTCTCTGCATGGCGATAATCTTCAAGATATCTTCGCTCACAAACGAGCAACTGGAAGATTTTCCGCAGGTCTGGGACAAGCTGGCGCATTTCTGCGAATACGCGACTCTTGCCGGTTGCTATGCCATGCTCTGGTCCCGCGCCGAGTGGTCCAAGCGGCAGTGGCTGCGCGTACTTGTTGTGGGCGTACTCGCGCTTGCATACGGTTGCACGGATGAATTCCACCAGAGTTTCGTGGATGGTCGCGAAAGCAGCGTGTTTGACCTCGTGGCCGACCTTACCGGTGGCTTGATTGGCGGAATTGTCTATGCGGTTGTTGTCCGCATCCTGAACCGCTTTGATCCGGTCCCACCTCCGCCCGAAGAAAAGTAG
- a CDS encoding ATP-dependent DNA helicase RecG has protein sequence MEISQLPGLGPKRAEALRKAGLGSVADLLYNIPRTYLDHTKVTPIGQCRAGDKVVLIGTIKRAGVVRGRRSRFMATLTDGTGEIQLLFFQGTSYWARRIKNDTRWCVSGAVGEYRGLQMTHPDMQPFDDDEEFTGAILPVYPISEACREARMEQKFFRKLYKTIFGFPGLTLPGLCPKALTDYLRFAPVMQNLRTLHLPKEFPAIYKAKRELKVLELLPFCLRMVKRRENQKLRGHERQIDLGTVMAAKAQLPFALTRGQEEALDTIVAGLNGKKQFHALLQGDVGCGKTVVAMLAMMAVCGGGRLVAGSNMPADNGMREQCALMVPTDILARQHYKSLKPFFDAAGLNVRLLVGATPAAEKKVILGEIQMGLADIVIGTHALFSKDVIFSRLGFVVIDEQHRFGVGQREALLAKGDYPDMLVMSATPIPRSLAMTLYGDLKVISIKEKPAGRKPIKTRLVNASKREDMKKFICKEAATGNLCYWIASRVGSDDASASSATGDNSARTVDEIVEELRAYVAGPGRAVLGPALNGDTLKVAGVHGQMDENERDAIIAQFAAGKIHILVATTVIEVGVNVPAANLMVIDQPDRFGLAQLHQLRGRVGRGDREAWCFLMMPEGDTADTSMERLSQFSQTEDGFEIAELDLQTRGAGNLEGNEQSGAWVFRWFDWIADQELISQTLETAEHILHDKESFDDTAREQIQAWYGERDFANEDGVH, from the coding sequence ATGGAAATTTCGCAACTACCGGGGCTCGGGCCCAAACGCGCAGAAGCGCTCCGCAAGGCGGGGCTCGGTTCCGTTGCCGACCTGCTGTACAACATTCCGCGCACATACCTCGACCACACGAAGGTCACCCCCATCGGGCAGTGCCGCGCCGGCGACAAGGTGGTGCTTATCGGCACCATCAAGCGCGCGGGCGTGGTGCGCGGGAGACGTTCCCGATTCATGGCGACGCTCACCGACGGCACGGGCGAAATCCAGTTGTTGTTTTTCCAGGGGACGAGCTACTGGGCAAGGCGCATCAAGAACGATACGCGCTGGTGCGTCTCGGGTGCGGTCGGTGAATACCGCGGCCTCCAGATGACACACCCCGACATGCAGCCGTTCGATGACGACGAGGAATTCACCGGAGCGATTCTCCCGGTGTACCCCATCAGCGAAGCCTGCCGCGAAGCCCGCATGGAGCAGAAGTTCTTCCGCAAGCTGTACAAGACCATTTTCGGGTTCCCGGGACTCACGCTGCCCGGGCTATGCCCGAAGGCGCTCACGGACTACCTCCGTTTTGCGCCGGTCATGCAGAACCTGCGCACGCTCCACCTGCCCAAGGAATTCCCCGCGATATACAAGGCGAAGCGCGAACTGAAGGTCCTTGAACTGCTGCCGTTCTGCCTGCGCATGGTGAAGCGGCGCGAGAACCAGAAGTTGCGCGGGCACGAGCGGCAGATTGACCTCGGGACGGTAATGGCGGCGAAGGCGCAGTTGCCGTTCGCGCTGACCCGCGGGCAAGAAGAAGCTCTCGACACGATTGTAGCAGGTCTTAACGGCAAGAAGCAGTTCCACGCGCTTTTGCAGGGCGACGTCGGCTGTGGAAAGACCGTGGTCGCGATGCTCGCGATGATGGCCGTATGCGGCGGCGGAAGGCTTGTCGCCGGTTCTAATATGCCCGCCGATAACGGGATGCGCGAGCAGTGCGCGCTGATGGTGCCGACAGACATTCTCGCGCGACAGCACTACAAGAGTCTCAAGCCGTTCTTCGATGCCGCAGGCCTGAACGTACGCCTGCTGGTCGGCGCCACACCCGCCGCCGAGAAGAAGGTAATACTCGGGGAAATCCAGATGGGGCTCGCCGATATCGTGATAGGCACGCACGCGCTATTCAGCAAGGACGTGATTTTCTCGCGTCTCGGGTTCGTTGTCATCGACGAACAGCACCGTTTTGGCGTGGGCCAGCGCGAGGCCCTGCTCGCGAAGGGCGACTACCCCGACATGCTCGTGATGAGCGCGACGCCGATTCCGCGAAGCCTCGCGATGACGCTCTACGGCGACCTGAAGGTCATCAGCATCAAAGAAAAGCCCGCGGGCCGCAAGCCCATCAAGACGCGCCTCGTGAACGCAAGCAAGCGCGAGGACATGAAGAAGTTTATATGCAAGGAAGCCGCCACCGGGAACCTGTGCTACTGGATTGCGAGCCGCGTCGGGAGTGACGACGCTTCGGCAAGCTCAGCAACCGGCGATAACAGCGCAAGAACCGTCGACGAGATTGTCGAGGAACTGCGGGCGTATGTCGCAGGGCCGGGCCGCGCCGTTTTAGGGCCGGCTTTAAACGGCGACACGCTGAAGGTCGCGGGCGTGCACGGCCAGATGGACGAAAACGAGCGGGATGCGATTATCGCGCAGTTCGCCGCCGGAAAGATACACATCCTTGTGGCAACGACCGTAATAGAGGTGGGCGTGAACGTGCCCGCGGCAAACCTGATGGTCATCGATCAGCCCGACAGGTTCGGGCTCGCGCAACTGCACCAGTTGCGCGGCCGCGTTGGCCGCGGCGATCGGGAAGCGTGGTGCTTCTTGATGATGCCCGAGGGCGACACCGCCGATACCAGCATGGAGCGGCTCTCCCAATTCTCGCAGACCGAGGACGGCTTCGAGATTGCGGAACTCGACCTGCAGACGCGCGGCGCAGGCAACCTCGAAGGCAACGAACAGAGCGGCGCGTGGGTGTTCCGCTGGTTCGACTGGATAGCCGACCAGGAACTCATCAGCCAGACGCTCGAGACCGCCGAGCACATACTGCACGACAAAGAATCCTTCGACGACACCGCCCGCGAGCAGATACAGGCGTGGTACGGCGAAAGGGATTTCGCGAACGAAGACGGCGTGCACTAG
- a CDS encoding lipopolysaccharide assembly protein LapB gives MNIRLSVAATALALAFSFGTSFAADPRIEQGAIFEAKGEYEMALGEYRAILAEQPQNSEAYFLAAEVYLKMPKQDLARALANYRLAYKFTPTMSKAYEGAARVYELMGKKAKAEEERAKDPKNKPTEEVTAPAVELSEAPSAESKAAEPAKPAETKIAEPAKPESAPAAVETKAAEKAPEPVKVAEPAKAAEAKPAEPVKAAEPAKAETVVPTDPFEKGKKLLAEGKYKDAAPLWREVLAKKPGDKGAYFYAGVTRYYMGEYDKAEFNLKKGLEYKEEGNDANYYLALIYQKGKKNDLEKKALAAYLKKAAPDAKFRKPAEDRLAEMKAAADSAKVASAAPATEAAAPAKESAPVAEKAAPVETAPAAPVASEAKGPSDTPTIANANLLFKAGSYEAALQMYKALLETEISPDERYFATLQMGNIYRELRDFHSAVTRYRTVVQQYPESDWATEAERALEDAVWLEKHASELPRRTR, from the coding sequence ATGAACATCAGACTTTCCGTGGCCGCTACGGCCCTTGCGCTTGCATTTTCGTTTGGTACTTCCTTCGCTGCCGACCCCCGCATAGAACAGGGGGCGATTTTCGAGGCCAAGGGCGAATACGAAATGGCCCTCGGTGAATACAGGGCTATCCTTGCGGAACAGCCCCAGAATTCCGAGGCGTATTTCCTTGCTGCGGAAGTCTACCTCAAGATGCCCAAGCAGGACTTGGCCCGCGCCCTTGCCAATTACCGTCTGGCGTACAAGTTTACGCCGACAATGAGCAAGGCGTACGAGGGTGCCGCGAGGGTCTATGAACTGATGGGCAAGAAGGCGAAGGCCGAAGAGGAACGCGCGAAGGACCCGAAGAACAAGCCTACGGAAGAGGTTACCGCCCCTGCGGTGGAACTTTCGGAAGCTCCGTCTGCGGAATCCAAGGCCGCTGAACCTGCGAAGCCTGCCGAGACGAAGATTGCCGAACCTGCAAAGCCGGAAAGTGCGCCGGCAGCGGTCGAAACGAAGGCCGCGGAAAAGGCTCCGGAACCGGTAAAGGTCGCTGAACCTGCGAAGGCCGCCGAGGCAAAACCCGCTGAGCCGGTGAAGGCTGCGGAACCTGCGAAGGCTGAAACTGTGGTGCCGACCGACCCGTTCGAGAAGGGCAAGAAGCTGCTTGCCGAGGGCAAGTACAAGGATGCCGCCCCGCTCTGGCGCGAAGTGCTCGCCAAGAAGCCCGGCGACAAGGGTGCCTATTTTTATGCCGGTGTCACGCGCTACTACATGGGCGAGTACGACAAGGCGGAATTTAACCTGAAGAAGGGCCTTGAATACAAGGAAGAGGGCAACGATGCCAACTACTACCTTGCGTTAATTTATCAGAAAGGCAAGAAGAACGACCTTGAAAAGAAGGCCCTGGCCGCCTACCTGAAGAAGGCCGCTCCGGATGCCAAGTTCCGCAAGCCCGCGGAAGACCGTCTTGCCGAGATGAAGGCTGCCGCCGATTCTGCGAAGGTGGCGAGTGCTGCCCCTGCAACAGAAGCTGCTGCGCCCGCTAAGGAATCTGCTCCTGTTGCCGAGAAGGCTGCTCCGGTGGAAACGGCCCCTGCCGCGCCTGTGGCGAGCGAAGCGAAGGGACCGTCCGATACGCCGACGATTGCGAACGCGAACCTGCTTTTCAAGGCGGGGAGTTACGAGGCCGCGCTCCAGATGTACAAGGCTCTCCTCGAAACGGAAATTTCGCCTGACGAACGTTACTTTGCCACGCTCCAGATGGGCAACATCTACCGCGAACTGCGCGACTTCCATAGCGCTGTGACCCGCTACCGCACCGTGGTGCAGCAGTACCCGGAATCGGATTGGGCGACCGAGGCGGAACGCGCCCTCGAAGATGCCGTGTGGCTCGAGAAGCATGCGTCCGAGCTCCCGCGCCGCACAAGATAA
- a CDS encoding class I SAM-dependent rRNA methyltransferase, producing the protein MKAITLKAGREKSALRYHPWIFSGAVDEVVGDPELGDTVEVYSYRSDFLGLAAYSPKSQIRGRFWTFGEKANIDREFFSDILDRAIAARKSRGFDIEDKESAFRLINAENDGIPGCIIDKYADIYSVEILAAGAEVHRETIYELLAEKTHCKGIYERCDSEVRRKEGLQLRTGVVYGEVSDEPVIINENGILFPIDVKNGHKTGYYLDQRDARRRIGELSKGKKVLNCFCYTGGFGLYALRGGCEKVYQVDVSKDALKLAKEGIMRNKLSTAHATHVEADVFQYLRKCRDKAETFDLIVLDPPKFVESKDNLQKGARGYKDINLLAMKLLAEGGMLATFSCSGLMEMDLFQKIIADAAADAHRRVQIIERFGQPADHPVNTAFPEGQYLKGLLVQVV; encoded by the coding sequence ATGAAAGCGATTACCCTGAAGGCCGGACGCGAGAAGTCCGCATTGCGTTACCACCCGTGGATCTTTAGCGGGGCCGTCGACGAAGTCGTCGGCGACCCGGAACTCGGCGATACCGTCGAGGTGTACAGCTACCGGAGCGATTTTCTGGGTCTTGCGGCGTACTCGCCCAAGTCCCAGATTCGCGGGCGCTTCTGGACGTTCGGCGAGAAGGCGAACATCGACCGCGAATTCTTCAGCGACATTCTGGACCGTGCGATTGCCGCCCGCAAGAGCCGCGGCTTCGACATCGAAGACAAGGAATCCGCTTTCCGCCTGATTAACGCCGAGAACGACGGCATTCCGGGCTGCATCATCGACAAGTACGCCGACATCTATTCTGTCGAAATCCTTGCAGCCGGTGCGGAAGTCCACCGCGAAACGATTTACGAGTTGCTTGCCGAAAAGACGCACTGCAAGGGCATCTACGAGCGCTGCGATTCCGAGGTGCGCCGCAAGGAAGGCCTGCAACTGCGCACGGGTGTAGTTTATGGCGAAGTGAGCGACGAGCCCGTAATCATCAACGAGAACGGCATCCTCTTCCCCATCGACGTGAAGAACGGTCACAAGACGGGTTACTATCTGGACCAGCGCGACGCCCGCCGCCGCATTGGCGAACTCTCGAAGGGCAAGAAGGTCCTGAACTGCTTCTGCTATACCGGCGGGTTCGGGCTATACGCCCTCCGTGGCGGTTGCGAGAAGGTTTACCAGGTAGACGTCTCGAAAGACGCCCTCAAGCTCGCGAAGGAAGGCATCATGCGGAACAAGCTCAGCACCGCACATGCCACGCACGTAGAAGCGGATGTATTCCAGTACCTGCGCAAGTGCCGCGACAAGGCGGAAACGTTCGACCTCATCGTGCTGGACCCGCCCAAGTTCGTGGAAAGCAAGGATAACCTGCAGAAGGGCGCCCGCGGGTACAAGGACATCAATCTACTTGCAATGAAGCTGTTGGCCGAAGGCGGCATGCTCGCGACCTTCAGTTGTTCCGGGCTAATGGAGATGGACCTGTTCCAGAAGATTATCGCGGATGCCGCCGCCGATGCACATCGGCGCGTTCAAATCATTGAACGCTTCGGCCAACCCGCCGACCATCCCGTAAACACGGCATTCCCCGAAGGTCAGTACCTCAAGGGATTGCTCGTACAAGTCGTTTAA
- a CDS encoding OmpA family protein, with the protein MGGTDGIHQINSKTLGKYRFSLGTGGNVTIDPWALTRGGVFYDDGVEQHLQDFKISATGNFYIGFGLADNIDVAVALPINYDRSYAEDYLEATGNIRPGDIDLFMKVSAPFLAEDNILGLAMQLHMMLPTGSKEIGLRPRHAWMLKDKGYTNPYTADEVVVGAHAIMTLDFTKRDVPLRFNLEGGFMYANLGSNTIVYSTGLNWFMTDWIIPFIEFSGEFRVEGEKYPIDFFEDPMTLTPGIRLHTPFGVDIAGGFDLSVRSMRNFGRSKSTEMRGTEDYTITYKDEKGYVKTYGYVPTATYAFTGLLTWYFGGAEKAPERECPQGLPPQDTVAKTDTLFKVDTLVHVDTLVKVDTVEKTESFVKVLPMSDTDEDGVSDDLDKCPDSPKGITVDTTGCPRDFDVDGVPDYQDMCPNTLPNIGVDSTGCAKDEDRDGVADDNDKCPATGKGIPVDTTGCPMDTDKDGVPDYQDKCPNTLRGVKIDKKGCPVNKREDLERLKKGINFKSGSTVLTKPSFKTLDDIVSLLNKFPEVNLEIQGHTDNVGEEEYNMNLSQGRAQSAVDYLIRKGIPVERLRAKGFGPTKPIADNKKKAGRAKNRRVELVPFYNDEQ; encoded by the coding sequence ATGGGCGGAACCGACGGTATCCACCAGATCAATTCGAAAACGCTGGGCAAGTACAGGTTCTCGCTCGGAACCGGCGGTAACGTGACTATCGACCCGTGGGCGCTTACCCGCGGTGGCGTTTTTTACGATGATGGTGTCGAGCAGCACTTGCAGGATTTCAAGATCTCTGCGACGGGTAACTTCTACATCGGGTTTGGCTTGGCCGATAATATCGATGTGGCGGTTGCGCTCCCTATCAACTATGACCGCTCCTATGCGGAAGACTACCTGGAAGCGACCGGCAACATACGTCCGGGTGACATTGACTTGTTCATGAAGGTGTCTGCTCCGTTCCTGGCCGAAGACAACATTCTCGGGCTTGCGATGCAGTTGCACATGATGCTGCCGACGGGCTCGAAGGAAATTGGTCTGCGTCCGCGCCATGCCTGGATGCTTAAGGATAAAGGATATACCAATCCCTATACCGCCGACGAAGTCGTGGTGGGTGCTCACGCCATCATGACTCTTGACTTTACCAAGCGCGACGTTCCCTTGCGGTTTAACTTGGAGGGCGGGTTCATGTACGCGAACCTGGGCTCGAACACTATTGTTTATTCGACGGGCCTTAACTGGTTCATGACCGACTGGATTATCCCGTTTATCGAATTTTCCGGCGAGTTCCGCGTAGAAGGCGAAAAGTACCCGATTGATTTCTTCGAAGACCCGATGACGCTTACTCCGGGTATTCGCCTGCATACTCCGTTCGGTGTGGATATTGCTGGCGGTTTCGACCTGTCTGTGCGCTCCATGCGTAACTTTGGCCGCAGCAAGTCGACGGAAATGCGCGGGACCGAGGACTACACGATTACTTACAAGGACGAGAAGGGCTACGTGAAGACTTACGGCTACGTGCCTACCGCGACCTATGCGTTCACCGGGTTGCTCACGTGGTACTTTGGCGGAGCGGAAAAGGCTCCGGAACGCGAATGCCCGCAGGGGCTGCCGCCGCAGGATACGGTCGCGAAGACGGATACCCTGTTCAAGGTCGATACGCTTGTGCATGTGGATACTCTCGTGAAGGTCGATACGGTCGAGAAGACGGAATCGTTCGTGAAGGTTCTGCCGATGTCCGATACGGATGAAGATGGCGTCTCGGACGACCTGGATAAGTGCCCGGATTCCCCGAAGGGTATTACCGTGGATACTACGGGTTGCCCGCGTGACTTTGACGTGGATGGCGTGCCCGACTACCAGGATATGTGCCCCAACACGCTCCCGAACATCGGCGTGGATTCGACCGGATGCGCGAAGGACGAGGACCGCGATGGCGTTGCCGACGATAACGACAAGTGCCCGGCGACAGGGAAGGGAATACCCGTGGATACGACCGGCTGCCCGATGGATACCGACAAGGACGGCGTGCCCGATTACCAGGATAAGTGCCCCAACACGCTCCGCGGCGTGAAGATAGACAAGAAGGGCTGCCCCGTGAACAAGAGGGAAGACCTGGAACGCCTCAAGAAGGGAATCAACTTCAAGAGCGGGTCGACCGTGCTCACCAAGCCGAGTTTCAAGACCCTGGACGACATTGTTTCGCTGTTGAACAAGTTCCCCGAGGTGAACCTCGAAATTCAGGGCCACACGGACAACGTGGGCGAGGAAGAATACAACATGAACCTCTCGCAGGGCCGTGCCCAGTCGGCGGTAGATTACCTTATCCGTAAGGGGATTCCTGTGGAACGCCTGCGCGCGAAGGGATTCGGCCCCACGAAGCCCATTGCCGACAACAAGAAAAAGGCCGGCCGTGCGAAGAACCGCCGCGTGGAACTCGTGCCGTTCTACAACGACGAACAGTAG
- a CDS encoding polysaccharide lyase family 1 protein: MKSCTTVLACLGLVTVAGAQVTLGDAGGWLESAYAQWASDGSDSYNVYYSGNGKSNVKVDAELVRKYGSTWRVDVPGLKAGDYTLKIVGVKSGKEGASATTKTLSVKAHDRSGFAFANGRVPGAYKADGTLKDGAVVLYITESTKNTVTMDVATSSKGAKTTCKSFQGILNCFKKGYETTPLDLRFVGNVTDSDSLVQGDMVIDLGKSETSYVTVEGVGPDATVNGWGIRVKNAQNVEIRNLGIMNVNSDEGDNVGLQQNNQYVWVHNCDFFYGDAGSDKDQVKGDGALDCKLSTYITFSYNHFWDNGKSNLLGLKEGTNDGYYITYHHNWYDHSDSRHPRVRYYSAHVYNNYYDGNAKYGAGSTLGSSVFMENNYFRNCKYPMLTSMQGTDVYASGTKRDPTNNGTFSKEAGGTIKAYGNHFEGSYTFIPYGATSYKVKGVETTAASQGINTSEDFDAYVVDSRGTKVPSTVKSYDGANTYNNFDTDNSVMYSYKADDAATARDNVVRYAGRVQGGDFKWTFDNSVDDASSDVNQPLKDALVAYKGWNGNVVPVESSSSTLASSSSSAPVEDLSSSSSLASSSSAPVEDLSSSSSSSVTLQSSDSETSVSIAESLRAPAMRYIAADRRLEIGVAGMFRVDVVRMDGTKVLSSASRVVDLSGLRAGVYVVRLVSAGSALQLKILKSAP, encoded by the coding sequence ATGAAATCTTGTACGACAGTTCTCGCTTGCCTCGGTTTGGTGACCGTGGCGGGTGCCCAGGTGACCCTCGGCGATGCCGGTGGCTGGCTCGAATCTGCCTATGCCCAGTGGGCCTCGGACGGCTCCGACAGTTACAACGTGTATTACTCGGGTAATGGCAAGAGCAATGTTAAGGTCGATGCGGAACTTGTCCGCAAGTACGGCTCTACCTGGCGCGTAGACGTTCCGGGGCTCAAGGCGGGCGACTACACGCTCAAGATTGTGGGCGTGAAGAGCGGCAAGGAAGGCGCTTCTGCCACTACAAAGACGCTTTCGGTAAAGGCGCACGACCGCAGCGGTTTTGCTTTTGCCAACGGGCGCGTTCCCGGTGCGTACAAGGCCGACGGCACGCTCAAGGATGGCGCCGTGGTACTCTACATTACCGAAAGCACCAAGAATACCGTGACGATGGACGTGGCTACAAGTTCAAAGGGTGCAAAGACAACTTGCAAGAGCTTCCAGGGCATATTGAACTGCTTCAAGAAGGGCTACGAGACGACTCCGCTTGACCTGCGCTTTGTCGGCAACGTGACGGATTCCGACTCGCTCGTGCAGGGCGACATGGTGATTGACCTCGGCAAGTCTGAAACCTCCTACGTGACGGTGGAAGGTGTCGGGCCCGATGCTACGGTGAACGGCTGGGGCATTCGTGTCAAGAACGCGCAGAACGTGGAAATCCGTAATCTCGGAATCATGAACGTGAACAGCGATGAAGGCGACAACGTTGGCCTGCAGCAGAACAACCAGTACGTGTGGGTGCACAACTGCGACTTCTTCTACGGCGATGCGGGCAGCGACAAGGACCAGGTGAAGGGCGATGGCGCGCTTGACTGCAAACTTTCCACGTACATTACGTTCAGCTACAACCATTTCTGGGACAACGGTAAGTCGAACTTGCTTGGCCTTAAGGAAGGTACGAACGATGGCTACTACATCACGTATCACCACAACTGGTACGACCATTCCGACAGCCGCCACCCGCGCGTGCGCTACTACAGCGCCCACGTGTACAACAACTATTACGACGGCAATGCGAAGTATGGCGCGGGCTCTACGCTGGGTTCCTCGGTGTTCATGGAAAACAACTACTTCCGCAACTGCAAGTACCCGATGCTCACGTCGATGCAGGGGACTGACGTGTATGCGAGCGGCACCAAGCGCGACCCGACGAACAACGGCACGTTCAGCAAGGAAGCGGGCGGAACCATCAAGGCTTACGGCAACCATTTTGAAGGTTCCTACACGTTCATTCCGTATGGCGCGACCTCGTACAAGGTAAAGGGTGTGGAAACGACGGCGGCAAGCCAGGGAATCAATACCTCCGAGGATTTCGATGCGTACGTTGTGGATAGCCGTGGCACGAAGGTGCCCTCTACGGTCAAGTCGTATGACGGCGCAAACACCTACAACAACTTCGATACCGACAATTCCGTTATGTACAGCTACAAGGCGGACGATGCCGCAACGGCTAGGGACAACGTTGTACGGTATGCGGGGCGCGTGCAGGGCGGCGATTTTAAGTGGACTTTCGACAATTCTGTTGATGATGCTTCTTCTGATGTGAACCAGCCGCTCAAGGATGCGCTCGTAGCGTACAAGGGCTGGAACGGGAATGTTGTGCCGGTTGAATCGTCATCCTCGACTCTCGCTTCTTCGTCATCCTCGGCACCGGTCGAGGATCTGTCCAGCAGCAGTTCTCTTGCCTCGTCATCCTCGGCACCGGTCGAGGATCTGTCTAGCAGCAGTTCTTCTAGCGTCACACTGCAGTCAAGCGACAGCGAGACAAGTGTGTCCATTGCAGAATCCTTGCGCGCCCCCGCAATGCGTTACATCGCCGCTGATCGCCGTCTTGAAATCGGCGTTGCAGGCATGTTCCGTGTGGATGTCGTGCGGATGGACGGTACGAAGGTACTCTCCAGCGCCTCCCGCGTTGTCGACCTCTCGGGCCTGCGTGCGGGTGTGTACGTGGTCCGTCTGGTGTCGGCTGGCTCTGCGCTCCAGTTAAAAATCCTGAAGTCCGCACCATAG